Proteins encoded by one window of Geoalkalibacter sp.:
- a CDS encoding GPW/gp25 family protein, with the protein MANDFTRFGSDLRLLGDLEQQNSRMPGSDLFTRIRPETGQVDLATLTQVENLQQALLLRFLTPVGELAQLGHPDYGCRLHELIGEPNTETNRNKAKLFTLLALQAEPRVKEVVELSVTTRRGRPTRVDIAAKVRVIDSDTVLNLVFPFFFEGVAP; encoded by the coding sequence ATGGCAAACGACTTTACGCGCTTCGGCAGCGATCTGCGCCTGCTCGGCGATCTCGAACAACAGAACTCCCGCATGCCGGGCAGCGACCTGTTCACTCGCATCCGACCCGAAACCGGGCAGGTGGATCTGGCGACCCTTACGCAGGTGGAGAACCTGCAGCAGGCCCTGCTCCTGCGTTTTCTCACCCCCGTGGGCGAACTGGCGCAGCTCGGCCATCCCGATTACGGCTGCCGTTTGCACGAGTTGATCGGCGAGCCCAATACCGAAACCAACCGCAACAAGGCGAAGCTTTTCACCCTGCTCGCCCTGCAGGCCGAACCGCGGGTCAAGGAGGTGGTGGAGCTCAGCGTCACCACGCGCCGCGGCCGGCCCACCCGCGTGGATATCGCGGCCAAGGTCCGGGTCATCGACAGCGATACGGTGCTCAACCTGGTCTTTCCCTTCTTCTTTGAAGGAGTCGCGCCATGA
- a CDS encoding phage baseplate assembly protein V, producing the protein MSSIVATIQEIIRHELKRLRIAELGVVTAVHPHSAASDQENYGCDVRLKNSGLELKRVPVATGHIGTAAIPNIDDLVLLTFDKGDVNQPIIIGRLYNDADRPPLNNPDEVIFRLPLHASDTEAIKAEIRNHRDQSPPREILIEMAPKITVRITDGRITATAGQTEMKLDQPDGSGGTVTVTAGNTKIVMNQDGDVEVEALGAMTLKARRDLTLEGMNVKIKGQMNTEVEAGMQAKLKAGMGAFVEGGLSARVQGATVSIQGMTSFSP; encoded by the coding sequence ATGTCATCCATCGTCGCCACCATCCAGGAAATCATCCGCCACGAGCTCAAGCGCTTGCGCATCGCCGAACTCGGCGTGGTCACGGCGGTCCATCCGCACAGCGCCGCGAGCGACCAAGAAAACTACGGCTGCGACGTGCGGCTGAAAAACAGCGGCCTGGAACTCAAGCGCGTGCCCGTCGCCACGGGGCATATCGGCACGGCGGCGATTCCCAACATCGATGATCTGGTGCTGCTGACCTTCGACAAGGGCGACGTCAATCAGCCCATCATCATCGGCCGTCTGTACAACGATGCGGACCGCCCGCCCCTCAACAACCCCGACGAGGTGATTTTCCGTTTGCCCTTGCACGCCTCGGACACAGAGGCGATCAAGGCGGAAATCCGCAACCATCGGGACCAGAGTCCGCCGCGCGAGATTCTCATCGAGATGGCGCCGAAAATCACGGTGCGCATCACCGACGGCCGGATCACCGCCACAGCCGGCCAAACCGAGATGAAACTTGATCAGCCCGACGGCAGCGGCGGCACGGTGACGGTGACGGCGGGCAACACGAAAATCGTCATGAACCAGGACGGCGACGTGGAGGTCGAGGCCCTGGGCGCCATGACCCTCAAGGCGCGGCGCGATCTGACTCTCGAAGGGATGAACGTCAAGATCAAGGGGCAGATGAACACCGAGGTCGAAGCCGGCATGCAGGCGAAACTCAAGGCCGGCATGGGGGCGTTCGTCGAGGGCGGCCTTTCCGCCAGGGTGCAGGGGGCAACGGTGAGCATCCAGGGCATGACGTCCTTTTCACCCTAA